The sequence below is a genomic window from Variovorax paradoxus B4.
CGTCCTCGCGCCAGCGCAGGATGCCGCCGAAGCGGTTGCCGGCGCGCGGGTTGGCGGCATCGGGCGCGGGCTTGCCCGGGTCGCCGCGCTGGCTGTTGTTGGTGAGCGTGACGTACACCTCGCCGGTCTGCGGATGGACAGCGATCCATTCGGGGCGGTCCATCTTCGTGGCGCCCACCGCGTCGGCGGCCAGCCTGGCGTGGATCAGCACCTCGGCCTGGTCGGCGAAGCCGCTGCCCGCGTCGAGGCCGTTGCGGCCATGCACGAGTTCGAGCCACCGGCCGCGGCCGTCGGCATCGAAGCGTGCGGCGTGGAGCGTGCCTTCGTCGAGCAGGCGGCTGTTGGCGCAGGCGCGGGAGCCGTCGCCGGCCATCGAGACCTTGCCGTGGCTGACGAACTTGTAGATGTATTCGAACCTGGCGTCGTCGCCCATGTAGACGACGACACGCCCATCCCTGGCGAGCGTGCAGGTCGCGCTTTCCTGGCGCTTGCGCCCGAGCGCCGTGCGCTTGATCGGCTTGGCCGCGGGGTCGAAGGGATCGATTTCCACCACCCAGCCGAAGCGGTGGGGCTCGTTCGGATGCCGGCTGATGTCGAAGCGTTCCTCGAAGCGCCAGTACTCCACCCATTGCGAGCCCGGCACCGTGCCGTAGCGGCGCTGCGCGGGTGTGGTGTCCTTCGCCGATTCCTTCGGGCCGCCGAAGTAGCCATGGAAATTTTCTTCGCAGGTCAGGTAGGTGCCCCAGGGCGTGACGCCCATCGCGCAGTTGGCGAAGGTGCCGAGCACTTCGTCGCCGGCCGGATCGGCGGCGGTGCGCATCGGTGCCGCGCCCGCGGCGGGGCCTGCGATGCGCATGGGTGTCTGCCCGTGCACGCGCCGTGCGTAGGGCGAGGGCCGCACCTGGCGCCAGCCATCGCGCGTGCGGCGGATCTCGATGACCGAGACGCCCATCGCATGCAGCGACTTGTGCACCTTCTCGGCGTTCCATTCCTTGCTGCCGTCGGCATGGAGCAGTTGCTCGTCGGTGTACTCGTGGTTCATCACCAGCAGGCCGCGGTCCGGCGACGCGAGCGGAAAGAAGTGCATGCCGTCGTGATGCATGCCGGCCTGCAGCGCCTGGTCGGCCGCGCTGTTGCTGCCGTCGGGCGCGAAGGCCGGCATGGGATGCCCCGCGATGCCGGTGGGCGTGCCCCAGGGATAGAGCAGCTGCCATTCATATTCGGGCGGCACCACCACCGCATCGCGCAGCGACGCCGGCACCGCGGTGAAGCCGAGCACGGGCCGCCCGTCTTGGGGCGGGGCAGCGGATGCGCTGGCACCGTGGGGCTGAAGCAGTGCCACCACGGCGGCGGCACCCGATTGCAGAAAGATCCGGCGGTCCAGGGGCATGGGTCCAGGGGTGTTGGGTCGGCGACAGGCGCCATCATCGCCGAGCGCCCGTGCCGGGCGATACTGGCGCCAGAACCGAAGGAGACATTGCCATGGCCGAGCGAATCGAATGGACCCGCCACCCCGACGGCGTGGTGGAACTGCAGCTTGCACGTGCGGACAAGATGAACGCGCTCGATCCCGCGATGTTCGACGCACTGATCGAAGCGGGCGAAGCCCTGCGCGGCGACGCCGCGGTGCGCGCGGTGGTCGTCTCGGGCCAGGGCAAGGCCTTTTGCGCCGGCCTCGACATGGCCTCTTTCGAACGCATGGGACAGGGCGCCGCCAGCGCGGTGCTGGGCGCGGCCGCGGGCGGCACCGATCTGTCCGCGCGCACGCACGGCATCTCGAATGCGGCGCAGTACGTGGCAATGGCCTGGCGCGAGGTGCCGGTGCCCGTCATTGCCGCCGTGCATGGCGTGGCTTTCGGCGGCGGCTTCCAGGTGGCCCTGGGGGCAGACATCCGCATCGTGGCGCCCGGCACCAGGCTGTCGGTGATGGAAATCAAGTGGGGCCTGGTGCCCGACATGGGCGGCATGGTGCTGATGCGCGAACTCGCCCGCAGCGACGTGGTGCGCGAACTCACCTTCACGGGCCGCATCTTCTCGGGCGAGGAAGCGCTGCAGTTCGGCTTTGCCACGCGGCTGGCGGACGATCCGCTGGCAGAAGCGCTTCAACTGGCGCACGACATCGCGGCCAAGAGCCCCGACGCCATCCGGGCGGGCAAACGCCTGCTCAATGCGGCGCTGTCGCACGGCGCGGCCGATCTGCTGATCGCCGAATCGGTGGAGCAGCAGGCCTTGATCGGAAGCGCGAACCAGATCGAAGCCGTGCAGGCCAACATCGAAAGGCGCCCTCCGCGATTCAGCGCACCGGCCTGAGCGGCCCCGAAAGACGTGCAAAAGGCCGGATTCCGGCCTTTTTTTGGCCTGTCGGGAGCGAACAACAGGCAAACCGCCGCAACTGTCCTGCAATATGTAAGAATTAAGTATCCTTGTTGGAGTCTCGATCCTTCACGACAAAGCTTCTCTTTGTGTGAGGAAGGTCACACCTTGCAAAGGAAAAAGGGCCGGGAAAGGTGGATGTCTTGGTCACATTCACTAACAATTAATCCTTTTGATTGCGACGGCGATCCGCATGTCGACCACTTTTTTCTGCAATCTCAGTTTGCCCGTGCTGGTCGGCGAGGATCGCTACAAGTACATACCCATCGTTGCGGTCTTCCGCAGCATTCCGTTCGACCAGGTGGACGAGTGGGTGATGCATCCCGACGGACAGCCGCGCAGCGATCGCGAATTGGCGGCAGAAGTCCTGATGGAAATCCGCGAGCCGGTCGGCGGGAGCGCACGCACGGTGCCGCACAGCTTCGAGGTGGCCGATGTCCTGCAACTGGACCGCGCGGCCGCCATCGTCGTATCGACCTTTCTCGCGGCCTTGCCGCGCGCCTGAAGAGCGCGGGGCCCCGGCCCGCAGGCCGGATGCGGGTTTTTCAGTGCCTGCCGCGCGCGTCCACCGGCCAGATGGCGACCAGCGTGTCGCCGTCGACCACGTGGTAGGCATCGTGCAGGTTGACGGTCGGGTCGCAATGCGGCGTGATGAACTCCACCCGGTCTCCGAGCGCTGGCCGCTGCCCGGCGAACAGCAGCTTGCCGTGCTCGTCGCCGAAGAAGGCGTAGCAGCTCGCCGGATCGGCGCCGCGTGCCACCAGCGGCACGCCGCTGTCGGTCGCAAAGCACTTGGTGCCGCCGTCGACCGTGACCCACTCCGCCGCGTTGGTGCTCACCACCGCCGTCTGCACGAACAGGGACACCTCAAAGGGCGAGGGCTGCCCCGGGCCCTGCAGCACCTGTGCATATTCCGCATCCATGAACACATAGGAGCCGGCCTGCAATTCGGTGAAGGCATCCCGCTGCGCGTCGAGATCGTGCGTGCCGGTGCCCGCGCCCGTGACGATGTCGAAGTGAATCCCGCTGCGCCTGGCTTGCGCGACGATGCGCGCGATGGTTTCGCGCAGGCTGGCCGCGGCAACGCTGCGCTGCTGCCGGTCGGCGATGTGCTGCAGATTGCCGGCATAGGCCTGCAGCCCGCGCAGCTTCAGGCGCGGCTCGGCCGCGACGTAGCGTGCGAGCTCGAGCACCTGCGCTGCGC
It includes:
- a CDS encoding PhoX family protein, with protein sequence MPLDRRIFLQSGAAAVVALLQPHGASASAAPPQDGRPVLGFTAVPASLRDAVVVPPEYEWQLLYPWGTPTGIAGHPMPAFAPDGSNSAADQALQAGMHHDGMHFFPLASPDRGLLVMNHEYTDEQLLHADGSKEWNAEKVHKSLHAMGVSVIEIRRTRDGWRQVRPSPYARRVHGQTPMRIAGPAAGAAPMRTAADPAGDEVLGTFANCAMGVTPWGTYLTCEENFHGYFGGPKESAKDTTPAQRRYGTVPGSQWVEYWRFEERFDISRHPNEPHRFGWVVEIDPFDPAAKPIKRTALGRKRQESATCTLARDGRVVVYMGDDARFEYIYKFVSHGKVSMAGDGSRACANSRLLDEGTLHAARFDADGRGRWLELVHGRNGLDAGSGFADQAEVLIHARLAADAVGATKMDRPEWIAVHPQTGEVYVTLTNNSQRGDPGKPAPDAANPRAGNRFGGILRWREDDGDAGSAGFGWDHFALAGDPSQTDSGARYPSDDADVFGSPDGLHFDGGGLLWIQTDMSGQLIGKPPCASLGNNQMLCADPATGRIKRFLTAPAGSEVTGCVVTPDRRTLFVNIQHPGESRDDGSATPNSAWPDGAAPGSARPRSATLAIRRRDGGIVGT
- a CDS encoding crotonase/enoyl-CoA hydratase family protein — encoded protein: MAERIEWTRHPDGVVELQLARADKMNALDPAMFDALIEAGEALRGDAAVRAVVVSGQGKAFCAGLDMASFERMGQGAASAVLGAAAGGTDLSARTHGISNAAQYVAMAWREVPVPVIAAVHGVAFGGGFQVALGADIRIVAPGTRLSVMEIKWGLVPDMGGMVLMRELARSDVVRELTFTGRIFSGEEALQFGFATRLADDPLAEALQLAHDIAAKSPDAIRAGKRLLNAALSHGAADLLIAESVEQQALIGSANQIEAVQANIERRPPRFSAPA
- a CDS encoding DSD1 family PLP-dependent enzyme, with translation MLPDTQVNKPLIGIAGGRQSLDTPALLLDLGAMTRNIERMAAFAKARGVGLRPHVKTHKSVEIARRQVAAGAIGVSCVTLGEAEVMVKAGIPDVLITSPAVTPSKIARVVKLARLAGPGGMMVVVDDPRNAADLAAATLGLPHPLEVLVDHGAGYNRTGAASAAQVLELARYVAAEPRLKLRGLQAYAGNLQHIADRQQRSVAAASLRETIARIVAQARRSGIHFDIVTGAGTGTHDLDAQRDAFTELQAGSYVFMDAEYAQVLQGPGQPSPFEVSLFVQTAVVSTNAAEWVTVDGGTKCFATDSGVPLVARGADPASCYAFFGDEHGKLLFAGQRPALGDRVEFITPHCDPTVNLHDAYHVVDGDTLVAIWPVDARGRH